In Syntrophomonas wolfei subsp. wolfei str. Goettingen G311, a single window of DNA contains:
- a CDS encoding nucleotide sugar dehydrogenase produces the protein MSKVPLLYPDRNICIMGLGYVGLTLATVMAECGFQVLGVEIRKDIVVSLQKGEAHFYEPGLSARLKNVIKTGRLQVTASIADSFAGSVFIITVGTPLDEKGKVRLDMVENVCREVALHLKENDLVIMRSTVKLETTRKIVRAILEETRVDFDLAFCPERSLEGKALQELRSLPQIVGGLTPGAAIRAAHLFLFITPTVIKVSDMETAEMIKLIDNAQRDVFFAYANEVARLCDVIGVSAAEVIQAGNLAYPRSRLPQPGPVGGPCLEKDPHILAEKVLELGLWPEITLAARKTNEEQPEEVISYLHRVCSGFASFPECPQISLLGLAFKGQPPTDDLRGTMARPVLNSLQKHFPCAHFRGFDPVVRAEGIEAFGLIPCINLEDAMRGANLILILNNHPRFAHMQIENLSELLARPALIYDFWNNFVAKELHLPSGIGYMALGSHSRAVLP, from the coding sequence ATGAGCAAAGTGCCCCTTTTATACCCCGACCGAAATATCTGCATAATGGGGCTGGGCTATGTGGGCCTTACCCTGGCTACCGTGATGGCGGAATGTGGTTTTCAGGTACTGGGGGTGGAAATTAGAAAAGATATCGTGGTCAGCTTGCAAAAAGGTGAAGCTCACTTCTATGAACCTGGCTTATCAGCCCGCTTAAAAAATGTGATCAAGACAGGCAGGCTGCAAGTCACTGCGAGCATAGCGGATAGCTTTGCTGGAAGTGTTTTTATAATAACCGTAGGTACTCCCCTGGACGAAAAGGGTAAAGTCCGGCTTGACATGGTGGAAAATGTCTGCCGGGAAGTGGCGCTACATCTAAAAGAGAATGACCTGGTTATAATGCGTTCCACCGTAAAATTAGAGACCACCCGCAAAATTGTCCGGGCTATCCTGGAGGAGACCAGGGTTGATTTTGATTTGGCTTTCTGTCCGGAACGGAGCCTGGAAGGGAAAGCTTTGCAAGAACTTCGCTCTTTGCCCCAAATCGTTGGTGGCCTTACCCCCGGAGCTGCTATCAGAGCCGCTCACTTATTCCTCTTTATAACCCCCACAGTAATAAAGGTAAGTGATATGGAAACGGCTGAGATGATCAAGCTGATTGATAATGCCCAGCGGGATGTTTTTTTTGCTTATGCCAATGAAGTAGCCCGTTTATGTGACGTCATAGGGGTTAGCGCGGCTGAGGTGATTCAAGCGGGAAACCTGGCTTATCCCCGTAGCCGCTTGCCTCAGCCTGGACCGGTCGGCGGCCCCTGCCTGGAAAAAGACCCCCATATCCTGGCTGAGAAAGTATTGGAACTGGGGCTGTGGCCGGAAATTACCCTGGCCGCTAGAAAAACTAACGAAGAGCAGCCAGAAGAAGTGATATCTTACCTGCACAGGGTTTGTTCCGGGTTTGCCTCTTTCCCTGAATGCCCGCAGATTTCCTTGCTTGGTCTGGCCTTCAAGGGGCAGCCACCAACGGATGATCTTCGCGGCACCATGGCCAGACCCGTTCTAAACTCCTTGCAAAAGCACTTTCCCTGTGCCCATTTTCGGGGATTTGACCCGGTAGTCAGGGCTGAGGGGATAGAGGCTTTCGGTTTAATTCCCTGTATTAACCTGGAAGATGCCATGAGAGGAGCAAATCTAATTCTTATCTTAAACAACCACCCCCGGTTTGCCCATATGCAGATTGAGAATCTAAGTGAACTCCTGGCTCGTCCCGCTTTAATCTACGACTTTTGGAACAATTTTGTGGCCAAAGAGCTTCATTTACCGTCCGGTATTGGGTATATGGCATTGGGCAGTCACTCCCGAGCCGTTTTACCTTAA
- a CDS encoding glycosyltransferase family 10 domain-containing protein, producing the protein MLKVKLSTRVPHEPIIRQTPGSQGIWGNCRFFINEEVEECDYWVVYDGLQSDESTLCPPENTILLTVEPPSVFYYEPDFIQQFSTLITCPGHNFSHPRIIYSPAFNWHVGRVIIDIKAVQSKVNLDYDDFKRMGAIKKNQQISLVCSNKDFTEGHRKRLAFVDRLKEHFGSRIEHFGFNINDIEDKWDAIREYKYHIAIENSFFAHYWTEKIADCYLAGAYPIYYGCPNLAEYFPQGAYTSIDIEDVETAISSIENCLAENRYEKNLDKIWAARELVLDYYNLFAVIERCILRLEAANQSRQARKIPITIRPCKEAWLIT; encoded by the coding sequence ATGTTAAAAGTTAAACTTTCTACCCGGGTTCCCCATGAACCTATCATTCGCCAAACACCCGGCTCACAGGGAATATGGGGGAATTGCCGGTTTTTCATCAACGAAGAGGTAGAAGAATGTGATTATTGGGTAGTTTATGATGGATTGCAGAGTGATGAAAGCACCCTCTGCCCGCCGGAAAACACCATCTTGCTCACCGTTGAGCCTCCCAGTGTTTTCTACTATGAGCCGGATTTTATTCAACAGTTTTCCACATTGATAACTTGCCCGGGTCATAATTTTTCCCATCCTCGCATAATCTATTCTCCGGCTTTCAACTGGCATGTAGGGCGGGTAATCATCGACATAAAAGCGGTACAGAGCAAAGTCAACCTGGATTATGATGATTTCAAAAGAATGGGAGCTATTAAAAAAAACCAGCAGATTTCTCTGGTTTGCTCGAATAAAGATTTTACCGAAGGTCATAGGAAACGCTTGGCTTTTGTGGACCGGCTGAAGGAACACTTTGGTTCCAGGATTGAGCATTTTGGCTTCAACATTAACGATATTGAAGATAAATGGGATGCCATCAGGGAATATAAGTATCACATAGCCATAGAAAACAGTTTTTTTGCGCATTACTGGACCGAAAAAATCGCTGATTGCTATTTGGCAGGAGCCTATCCCATATATTACGGCTGTCCCAACCTGGCAGAGTACTTTCCTCAGGGCGCTTACACCTCTATAGATATTGAGGATGTGGAAACGGCCATAAGCTCTATCGAAAACTGCCTGGCGGAAAATCGCTATGAGAAAAACCTGGATAAAATATGGGCGGCAAGAGAGCTGGTTCTGGATTATTACAATCTCTTCGCCGTAATAGAAAGATGTATTTTGCGCCTGGAAGCCGCAAACCAATCCCGCCAAGCCCGCAAAATCCCCATCACCATCCGCCCCTGTAAGGAAGCCTGGTTGATAACCTGA
- a CDS encoding type II toxin-antitoxin system HicB family antitoxin gives MDTIMKKYNFIVLIEKDEDGMLVASVPALKGCHSQGKTMDELLARIKEAIELCLEVEQEDVFNNQFVGVQQIEVQV, from the coding sequence ATGGATACAATCATGAAAAAGTACAACTTTATCGTGTTGATTGAAAAAGATGAGGATGGGATGTTGGTAGCTTCAGTACCGGCATTAAAAGGATGTCATAGTCAAGGAAAGACCATGGATGAATTATTGGCAAGAATCAAAGAAGCGATTGAACTTTGTTTAGAAGTAGAACAGGAGGATGTGTTTAATAACCAGTTTGTTGGTGTTCAGCAAATTGAGGTGCAGGTATGA
- the spoVAC gene encoding stage V sporulation protein AC: MNTPDPKRWKKIEVEEYENLVQQVKPKPPLLKHCVWAFIVGGLICLLAQLIMNYLLKQGIGKVDASSYTAVIMIFLGAFLTGIGIYDELGKRAGAGSIVPITGFANAIVASAMEFKREGYIFGVGARIFTVAGPTLLFGFVVAVLIGLIKVFISS, encoded by the coding sequence GTGAACACACCTGATCCGAAGCGATGGAAGAAGATTGAAGTAGAGGAATATGAAAACCTGGTACAGCAGGTAAAACCCAAACCTCCCCTCCTTAAGCATTGTGTTTGGGCATTTATTGTAGGAGGGCTTATCTGTCTCCTGGCCCAGCTAATAATGAATTATCTTCTCAAGCAGGGCATAGGCAAAGTTGATGCTTCTTCCTATACCGCCGTAATTATGATATTCCTGGGAGCCTTTCTTACTGGTATCGGAATCTATGATGAACTGGGAAAAAGGGCTGGCGCCGGTTCCATTGTCCCCATTACCGGCTTCGCCAACGCTATAGTAGCTTCAGCTATGGAGTTCAAGCGGGAAGGCTACATATTCGGAGTGGGTGCCCGGATTTTCACGGTAGCAGGCCCCACCTTGCTTTTTGGTTTTGTTGTGGCGGTCCTGATAGGTTTGATAAAGGTATTTATTAGCAGCTAA
- a CDS encoding GDP-L-fucose synthase family protein has product MDKNSKIYLAGHQGLVGSALERHLRTRGYNNLLTRRFDELDLRRQDAVEEFFQQFQPEYVFLAAAKVGGMWANYLRPGEFIYDNILIQSNVLEAARKYAVKKLLFLGSSCIYPKFAPQPIKEENLLQGELEPSNQAYAIAKIAGIAMCQAYRAQYGCNFIAIMPNNLYGPGDNFHPENGHVLPAMINKFHQAMLTRSPQLYLWGTGTPRREFLYVDDLATACYFLMKHYDEADIINVGSGEEYSISELAAMVAAIVGYQGEIIWDSSKPDGTPRKLLDASRINALGWHSRVSLWEGLKVTYDWYLKNL; this is encoded by the coding sequence ATGGATAAAAACTCCAAAATTTACCTGGCCGGGCACCAGGGACTGGTGGGTTCGGCCCTGGAACGCCATCTGCGAACCAGGGGTTATAATAATTTACTTACCCGCAGATTTGATGAATTGGATTTGCGCCGGCAAGATGCGGTAGAGGAGTTTTTCCAGCAATTCCAGCCGGAGTATGTTTTCCTGGCGGCAGCTAAAGTAGGGGGGATGTGGGCTAATTACTTGCGGCCCGGGGAATTTATCTACGATAATATTTTAATTCAGAGCAATGTGCTGGAAGCGGCCCGCAAATATGCGGTAAAAAAGCTGCTCTTTCTAGGCAGTTCCTGCATTTATCCTAAATTTGCCCCCCAGCCTATCAAGGAAGAAAACCTGCTCCAAGGCGAACTGGAACCCAGCAATCAAGCCTATGCCATAGCCAAGATAGCGGGAATAGCTATGTGCCAGGCCTACCGCGCACAATACGGATGTAATTTTATTGCCATAATGCCCAATAACCTTTACGGGCCGGGCGATAATTTTCATCCGGAAAATGGGCATGTACTGCCAGCCATGATAAATAAATTTCACCAGGCCATGCTTACTCGCAGTCCTCAGCTTTACCTCTGGGGAACGGGGACCCCCCGGCGGGAATTTCTTTATGTCGATGACCTGGCGACTGCTTGCTATTTTTTAATGAAGCACTACGATGAAGCAGATATAATCAATGTGGGTAGCGGCGAGGAATATAGCATTAGTGAACTGGCAGCAATGGTAGCAGCCATTGTAGGCTATCAGGGCGAGATAATCTGGGATAGTTCAAAACCGGACGGAACCCCGCGCAAGCTTCTGGATGCAAGCCGGATTAATGCCTTGGGATGGCATAGCCGGGTTTCGCTTTGGGAGGGGCTTAAAGTGACCTATGACTGGTACCTTAAAAATCTCTAA
- a CDS encoding dodecin family protein, translating into MKVSEFVGESRRSWQDAVENAVSEASRDINNISGVEVVNWTANCADNKIVEYKANIRIAYLG; encoded by the coding sequence GTGAAAGTATCGGAATTTGTCGGGGAATCAAGAAGAAGCTGGCAGGACGCGGTGGAAAATGCCGTGAGTGAAGCCTCACGGGATATTAACAATATTTCTGGAGTAGAGGTTGTCAATTGGACGGCCAACTGCGCGGATAACAAGATTGTGGAATACAAAGCCAATATCAGGATAGCTTATTTAGGCTAG
- a CDS encoding NAD-dependent epimerase/dehydratase family protein: MARKYLLTGGTGFIGTALAKRLLSAGHELKIYDNNSRGRRERLQGIAGEVQIVEGDIRDRERLIAAARGMDSLIHLAYINGTELFYHQPELVLDVAIRGMLNVIDACRTEGIGELILASSSEVYQNPPQIPASEAVPLSIPDPLNPRFSYGGGKIACELMAINYGRKDFERVLIFRPHNVYGPDMGWEHVLPQFILRAIKAIESKPQGPVPFPIQGDGSQTRAFIYIDDFIDALISLIQFGQHLNIYHIGNPEEISIKSVASQLFQYLGREIEIIRGPLPPGSPLRRCPDISKLLELGFSPRISFEQGLAATIEWYTRAIQEGKSPKY, from the coding sequence ATGGCCAGGAAGTACCTGCTCACTGGAGGAACCGGTTTTATCGGAACAGCTTTGGCGAAAAGACTGCTAAGTGCAGGTCATGAGCTAAAGATTTATGATAACAATAGCCGCGGGCGGCGGGAAAGACTGCAGGGAATAGCCGGTGAAGTTCAGATAGTAGAAGGGGATATTCGTGACCGGGAGCGGCTTATAGCTGCTGCCCGGGGGATGGACTCACTAATTCACCTGGCTTATATAAACGGCACCGAACTATTCTACCATCAGCCGGAGCTGGTACTGGATGTAGCCATACGGGGCATGCTGAATGTCATAGACGCATGCCGTACAGAGGGTATAGGGGAATTGATACTGGCTTCCAGCTCGGAAGTTTATCAAAATCCCCCGCAAATACCCGCCAGTGAAGCGGTACCCTTGTCTATTCCGGATCCTCTCAATCCTCGATTTTCTTATGGCGGAGGGAAAATCGCCTGCGAATTAATGGCTATAAATTATGGCCGCAAGGATTTTGAACGAGTATTGATTTTCCGGCCGCATAATGTTTACGGTCCGGATATGGGCTGGGAACATGTACTGCCCCAATTTATCCTGCGAGCTATCAAGGCCATAGAATCCAAGCCGCAAGGGCCAGTTCCTTTCCCCATACAGGGAGATGGCAGCCAGACCCGGGCTTTTATTTATATTGACGATTTTATTGATGCCTTAATTTCGCTAATACAATTCGGCCAGCACTTGAACATATATCATATAGGCAATCCTGAAGAGATAAGCATAAAAAGCGTTGCCAGCCAGCTTTTCCAATATCTTGGCCGGGAGATAGAAATAATCAGAGGCCCGCTGCCTCCTGGAAGTCCCCTAAGGCGCTGTCCGGATATATCCAAACTGCTGGAGCTGGGTTTTAGCCCCCGGATTTCTTTTGAACAGGGATTAGCCGCGACTATAGAATGGTATACCCGGGCTATACAAGAGGGCAAAAGCCCTAAATACTAA
- the spoVAD gene encoding stage V sporulation protein AD, giving the protein MPAKKKRGAQTLVFDQPPVITSWASIAGPKEGQGPWGQDFDWSMEDYLFGEESWEKAENKMLRETVKKALNKRNFDEADTEILMAGDLLNQLVSSNYAARELGIPFLGLYGACSTMAESLLLAAILVDGEFFERVIAAACSHHYTAERQFRFPTEQGIQKTPSSQWTATAAGAVLLEPVGTGPRITAVSIGKVIDMDQKDVSDMGSAMAPAAAHTIKTHFSDLNRPSDYYDLIVTGDLGKVGMAITQELFIKDGLQPEPNYSDCGVLLYDDFQEVYAGGSGCGCSACFLCGPLLKKMSAGEINKLLFVATGALMSPITSFQGESIPAIAHAVAIEN; this is encoded by the coding sequence ATGCCGGCTAAAAAGAAAAGAGGGGCGCAAACGCTGGTTTTTGATCAGCCCCCGGTTATTACTTCCTGGGCTTCCATAGCAGGTCCCAAGGAAGGGCAGGGACCCTGGGGTCAAGACTTTGATTGGAGCATGGAAGACTATCTTTTCGGGGAAGAATCCTGGGAAAAAGCCGAAAATAAGATGCTGCGGGAGACGGTCAAAAAGGCCTTGAACAAAAGGAATTTCGATGAAGCTGATACGGAAATCCTGATGGCGGGAGATCTTCTAAACCAACTGGTTTCCTCCAATTATGCCGCTCGCGAACTGGGGATTCCGTTTTTAGGGCTTTATGGCGCTTGCTCTACTATGGCGGAGTCCCTTTTATTAGCAGCTATTCTAGTGGATGGCGAATTTTTTGAACGGGTGATTGCTGCAGCCTGCAGCCATCATTATACTGCGGAAAGACAATTTCGCTTTCCTACTGAGCAAGGAATACAAAAGACCCCCAGCTCTCAATGGACAGCTACTGCTGCCGGAGCGGTACTACTGGAACCTGTTGGAACCGGTCCCCGTATAACTGCAGTAAGTATAGGAAAAGTTATTGATATGGATCAAAAGGATGTCAGCGATATGGGCAGTGCTATGGCCCCAGCGGCCGCCCATACCATAAAGACGCACTTTAGCGACCTGAACCGGCCTTCTGATTATTATGACTTGATCGTAACCGGCGACCTGGGAAAAGTGGGCATGGCTATTACCCAGGAGCTATTTATAAAAGATGGGCTGCAGCCTGAGCCCAACTACAGTGACTGTGGCGTTTTGCTTTATGATGATTTTCAGGAAGTATATGCCGGGGGCAGCGGCTGCGGTTGTTCCGCCTGTTTCTTATGTGGCCCTTTACTAAAAAAAATGTCAGCAGGGGAGATAAATAAACTGCTTTTTGTCGCTACTGGTGCTCTTATGAGTCCGATCACCAGTTTTCAAGGTGAAAGCATCCCCGCGATCGCTCATGCCGTGGCTATAGAAAACTAA
- a CDS encoding type II toxin-antitoxin system HicA family toxin, with protein MSKLTIISDKEMVKLLIFLGFIEIRQKGSHAFFAHPDGRATVVPCHNEDLGRGLIRKILRDIDISVPDYERLKREI; from the coding sequence ATGAGTAAGTTGACCATTATTAGTGACAAGGAAATGGTTAAATTACTAATATTCCTCGGTTTTATTGAGATACGACAAAAGGGGAGTCATGCTTTTTTTGCCCATCCCGATGGAAGAGCTACAGTAGTTCCTTGTCATAATGAAGATTTAGGAAGAGGACTTATCAGGAAAATACTGAGGGATATTGATATTTCTGTTCCTGATTATGAGCGGTTAAAAAGAGAAATTTAG
- the spoVAE gene encoding stage V sporulation protein AE yields MVPLYMAFLIGGLLCLIGQLIMDLTKASITPGHILVGYISGGALLSGLGLYEPLVKIGGAGATIPLSGFGHLLTQGSLKAVEQKGLLGAFSGGVEAAAAGITAAVIFGYLAAVLFNPKG; encoded by the coding sequence ATGGTTCCGCTATATATGGCGTTTCTTATCGGAGGTCTTCTTTGCCTTATAGGCCAGCTAATAATGGATCTGACCAAGGCCAGTATAACCCCAGGGCATATATTAGTAGGTTATATTTCTGGCGGGGCCCTTCTCAGTGGGCTGGGGCTGTACGAGCCTCTGGTAAAAATCGGAGGGGCCGGAGCTACTATCCCCTTATCCGGATTTGGCCACCTCCTGACCCAGGGAAGTCTGAAAGCCGTGGAACAAAAGGGATTACTGGGAGCTTTCAGCGGGGGAGTAGAAGCTGCTGCTGCCGGGATTACAGCAGCCGTAATTTTCGGCTACCTGGCCGCGGTTTTATTTAACCCGAAGGGATGA
- a CDS encoding calcium-translocating P-type ATPase, PMCA-type codes for MIPYTANNEELLNQLQVNPDKGLSSTEASKRLTEYGENKLQAKKKKSMLQRFLEQFYDVMILILILAAAISFVVACYEGEGFYEPVLILLIVVLNAILGVVQESRAEKALESLQELSAPHARVIRDGKESIIEASFLVPGDIIKLEAGDSVPADARLIHSSSLKSEESALTGESVPSEKDAAAEVAANAPLGDRFNMVYAGCSITYGNARAVIIATGMNTEIGRIANLLDAANDRQTPLQHRLAVLGKYLGLMALGICAVIFIIGLINGMKVMEIFMIAVALAVSAIPEGLPAIVTIVLAIGVQRMVKKNAIIRRLPAVETLGSASVICSDKTGTLTQNQMTLVKAFADGASVLEDIGESNSAVIKKLLQYSALCCDGTVEFEDGKERHIGDPTETSIVLAAHKNNLPKDELNRLYPRLAELPFDSDRKLMTTVNQIDGKYMVIVKGAFDVLAARCIAGDLEAARRFNNEMSRQALRVLAVAYKEIETLPETASSEELEKDLIFMGLLGMIDPPRPEAREAVAVCRRAGIKPVMITGDHVETASAIAKDLGIMLEGDKAITGSQLANLSDSELDEQVRQISVYARVSPEDKIRIVQAWQHQGEIVSMTGDGVNDAPALKAADIGCAMGITGTDVAKGAADMILTDDNFATIVDAVKEGRGIYDNIKNTVGFLLGTNVGEVLAVFLAMILWKASPFLAMQLLLINLVTDGLPAIALGMEPVESDVMERKPKPKEESIFAHGMGTRIILQGAMFALLTLIGFFMVWQITGDIVAGRSMAFLVMALSQVIHSFNMRSNHSLFKTGIFTNRYLNGAAFISLALIALVAFLPPVAFAFGLTQLSAAMYLYALALALVPVVVLEFSKAFGLVKHQA; via the coding sequence TTGATACCATATACAGCAAATAATGAAGAATTGTTAAATCAATTGCAGGTGAACCCCGATAAGGGCTTAAGCTCCACAGAAGCCTCCAAACGCCTGACGGAATACGGGGAAAACAAACTACAGGCGAAAAAGAAGAAAAGCATGCTGCAGCGATTCTTGGAGCAGTTCTATGATGTTATGATTTTAATCTTAATCCTGGCAGCGGCAATTTCATTTGTAGTTGCTTGCTATGAAGGAGAAGGTTTCTATGAACCGGTTTTAATCCTATTAATTGTCGTACTTAATGCCATATTGGGTGTGGTTCAGGAAAGCAGAGCAGAGAAAGCCTTGGAGTCCTTGCAAGAGCTCTCTGCCCCTCATGCGCGAGTCATTCGCGATGGCAAGGAAAGCATTATCGAGGCCTCTTTTTTAGTGCCTGGGGATATCATTAAATTAGAAGCCGGAGACAGTGTTCCTGCTGATGCCAGGCTTATTCATTCCAGCAGTTTAAAGTCTGAGGAATCGGCCCTGACCGGGGAATCGGTTCCCAGCGAAAAGGATGCGGCTGCCGAGGTAGCGGCCAACGCTCCTTTAGGCGATCGTTTCAACATGGTTTATGCCGGGTGCAGCATTACCTATGGTAATGCCCGGGCGGTTATAATTGCCACGGGAATGAATACGGAAATAGGTAGAATAGCCAACCTCCTGGATGCGGCCAATGACAGGCAAACCCCACTGCAGCACCGGCTGGCGGTGCTGGGTAAATATCTGGGGCTTATGGCCCTGGGGATTTGCGCTGTCATTTTTATTATCGGTTTAATCAATGGCATGAAAGTCATGGAAATATTTATGATAGCAGTAGCACTGGCTGTTTCGGCTATTCCCGAAGGCCTGCCGGCGATTGTTACCATCGTTCTGGCCATCGGGGTGCAGCGAATGGTAAAAAAGAACGCTATTATCAGAAGATTGCCGGCGGTGGAGACCCTGGGCAGCGCCTCAGTTATTTGCTCTGATAAAACGGGTACCTTGACCCAAAACCAAATGACGCTGGTAAAAGCATTTGCTGACGGTGCTTCTGTTTTAGAGGATATTGGTGAAAGCAATTCTGCCGTTATTAAAAAACTGCTGCAATATTCTGCGCTATGCTGTGATGGTACGGTAGAGTTTGAAGATGGCAAGGAACGGCATATTGGTGACCCTACCGAGACCTCCATCGTCCTGGCTGCTCATAAAAACAACCTGCCTAAGGATGAATTAAACCGCCTTTACCCGCGATTGGCTGAACTGCCCTTTGATTCTGACCGCAAGTTAATGACAACTGTCAATCAAATTGATGGTAAATACATGGTAATTGTCAAAGGCGCTTTCGATGTTTTAGCCGCCAGGTGCATAGCCGGAGACCTGGAAGCTGCACGAAGATTCAACAACGAAATGAGTCGGCAGGCTTTGCGTGTACTGGCAGTAGCTTATAAAGAAATTGAAACTCTGCCCGAAACAGCCAGCAGCGAAGAACTGGAAAAGGATCTTATTTTCATGGGTTTGCTGGGCATGATTGACCCGCCCCGGCCGGAAGCGCGGGAGGCGGTCGCCGTCTGCCGACGGGCCGGAATCAAACCGGTCATGATAACCGGCGACCATGTAGAAACGGCTTCTGCCATCGCTAAAGACCTGGGCATAATGCTTGAGGGAGACAAGGCCATTACCGGCAGCCAACTGGCTAATTTATCTGATAGCGAGCTTGATGAGCAGGTACGGCAGATTTCGGTCTATGCCCGGGTTTCACCGGAAGATAAAATCCGCATCGTACAGGCCTGGCAGCATCAGGGTGAAATCGTATCCATGACCGGCGATGGGGTAAATGACGCTCCGGCTTTAAAAGCCGCAGATATTGGCTGTGCCATGGGTATAACCGGTACCGATGTGGCCAAAGGTGCCGCCGATATGATACTGACGGATGATAATTTCGCCACCATTGTGGATGCGGTAAAGGAAGGCCGTGGTATTTATGATAATATCAAAAACACCGTAGGCTTCCTGTTGGGAACTAATGTGGGTGAAGTACTGGCGGTCTTTTTGGCTATGATATTATGGAAAGCCTCGCCATTTCTGGCTATGCAGCTTTTACTGATTAACCTGGTTACTGATGGCCTGCCGGCTATTGCACTGGGTATGGAACCAGTGGAAAGTGATGTTATGGAGCGTAAGCCCAAGCCCAAAGAGGAGAGTATTTTTGCTCATGGTATGGGCACCCGCATAATACTGCAGGGGGCCATGTTTGCGCTTTTAACCCTTATTGGCTTCTTTATGGTCTGGCAAATCACCGGGGATATCGTGGCCGGGCGCAGCATGGCGTTTCTGGTAATGGCGCTTTCGCAAGTGATACACTCCTTCAACATGCGCTCCAATCACTCGTTGTTTAAAACCGGCATTTTCACTAACCGCTACTTGAATGGTGCTGCTTTTATTTCCCTGGCCCTGATAGCTCTGGTGGCCTTTCTTCCCCCGGTAGCTTTCGCCTTTGGCTTAACGCAGTTATCCGCTGCTATGTACCTCTACGCTCTGGCCCTGGCCCTGGTTCCGGTAGTAGTCCTGGAGTTTTCCAAAGCCTTCGGGCTGGTGAAGCATCAAGCCTAA
- a CDS encoding glycosyltransferase, whose product MQLQYSANTVRLNRAKLHMQQQGVSIITCSNRPECRDNILANFFRQDFSPKELLIILNSNSMNLREWRMWTAGFPAVRVFQVDESQSQGACLNYALNYINMGYAAKFDDDDYYAPGYLREQMEVFPGSGAHVVGKSSWFIYFEDSQTLAIFNPNHENSYEEYLTGASLVIKREVFQEVKFRDFSVGEDLWFLKDCMEKGIVIYSSSRFNFVGIRRPNPESHTWQESEEQIMPRCEFVAHTADYGPLIIR is encoded by the coding sequence TTGCAGTTACAATATTCCGCTAATACCGTACGGCTTAATAGGGCTAAACTACATATGCAACAGCAAGGAGTCTCCATTATTACTTGCAGCAACCGGCCCGAATGCCGAGATAATATTTTGGCTAATTTCTTTCGCCAGGATTTCTCGCCCAAAGAACTATTAATTATACTAAACTCGAATAGCATGAACTTGCGGGAATGGAGAATGTGGACGGCAGGCTTTCCTGCGGTCAGGGTTTTTCAAGTGGATGAATCTCAATCTCAAGGGGCCTGTCTGAATTATGCCTTAAACTATATCAATATGGGCTATGCCGCCAAATTTGACGATGACGATTATTATGCCCCGGGCTATTTGCGCGAGCAAATGGAAGTATTTCCCGGTAGTGGTGCACATGTGGTGGGGAAATCAAGCTGGTTTATCTACTTTGAAGACAGTCAGACCCTGGCAATTTTCAACCCCAATCATGAAAACTCTTATGAAGAATACCTTACCGGAGCCAGCCTGGTAATAAAACGGGAAGTATTTCAAGAGGTGAAGTTCCGGGATTTTAGTGTGGGGGAAGACCTCTGGTTTTTAAAGGACTGTATGGAAAAAGGAATCGTAATCTATTCCTCATCACGCTTCAACTTTGTTGGCATAAGACGCCCGAATCCAGAGAGTCATACCTGGCAGGAAAGCGAGGAACAGATAATGCCTCGCTGTGAGTTTGTAGCTCATACCGCTGACTACGGCCCGCTGATAATCAGGTAA